One window from the genome of Thermus sediminis encodes:
- a CDS encoding acyl-CoA carboxylase subunit beta, with the protein MADNARLLLDELLAELEERRRKVLLGGGPERVRKQHEQGKLTARERIAHLLDEGSFVELMPFAEHLETGLMEGLEAPTDGVVTGYGTIGGRLAFVFSQDFTVLGGSLGKMHGRKIASLMDLAARVGAPVIGLNDSAGARIQEGVDSLSGYGEVFYRNAIYSGVIPQISAILGPCAGGAVYSPAMTDFVLMSRRAYMFITGPEVIRSVTKEEVSFEALGGAAVHMERSGVAHLEGEDDREVLDLIKKLLSYLPQSSREKPPILDPKDDPHRPVPEVLEIVHPDARRPYNMHALIRALLDEGEFLEIQPRFARNLIVGLGRLGGYPVGVIANNPRFMAGALDINASDKAARFIRTMDAFGIPLLTLVDVTGFLPGVSQEHGGIIRHGAKMLFAYAEATVPKITLIVRKAYGGAYLAMNSKDMGADVVLAWPTAAVAVMGAEGAANIVFRREIQSSPNPEETRRRKIEEYRRAFDNPWVAAGRGYIDDVIDPAETRRLLYSHLRMLWDKKEERPWKKHDNIPL; encoded by the coding sequence ATGGCCGACAACGCCAGGCTTCTCTTGGACGAACTTTTGGCGGAGCTGGAGGAGCGCCGGCGCAAGGTTTTGCTGGGCGGCGGGCCTGAGAGGGTCAGAAAGCAGCACGAGCAGGGCAAGCTCACCGCCCGGGAGCGGATCGCCCACCTCTTGGACGAGGGGAGCTTCGTGGAGCTCATGCCCTTCGCTGAGCACCTGGAAACCGGGCTCATGGAGGGCCTCGAGGCCCCCACCGACGGCGTGGTCACGGGCTACGGCACCATCGGGGGCAGGCTCGCCTTCGTCTTCAGCCAGGACTTCACCGTCTTGGGGGGCTCCCTGGGCAAGATGCACGGCCGCAAGATCGCCAGCCTCATGGACCTGGCGGCCAGGGTAGGGGCGCCCGTGATCGGCCTCAACGACTCCGCCGGGGCCCGGATCCAGGAGGGGGTGGACAGCCTCTCCGGCTACGGGGAGGTCTTCTACCGCAACGCCATCTACTCCGGGGTCATCCCCCAGATCTCCGCCATCCTGGGCCCCTGCGCCGGGGGGGCGGTCTACAGCCCGGCCATGACCGACTTCGTCCTCATGAGCCGCAGGGCCTACATGTTCATCACCGGCCCCGAGGTCATCCGAAGCGTCACCAAGGAGGAGGTGAGCTTTGAGGCCCTGGGCGGGGCGGCGGTGCACATGGAAAGGAGTGGGGTGGCCCACCTGGAGGGGGAGGACGACCGGGAGGTCCTGGACCTCATCAAGAAGCTCCTAAGCTACCTGCCGCAAAGCAGCCGGGAAAAGCCCCCCATCCTAGACCCCAAGGACGACCCCCACCGCCCGGTGCCCGAGGTCCTGGAGATCGTCCACCCCGACGCCCGGAGGCCCTACAACATGCACGCCCTCATCCGCGCCCTCCTGGACGAGGGGGAGTTTCTGGAAATCCAGCCCCGCTTCGCCCGTAACCTCATCGTGGGCCTGGGGCGGCTTGGGGGGTATCCCGTGGGGGTCATCGCCAACAACCCCCGCTTCATGGCGGGCGCCCTGGATATCAACGCCTCCGACAAGGCCGCCCGCTTCATCCGCACCATGGACGCCTTCGGCATCCCCCTCCTCACCCTGGTGGACGTGACCGGCTTCCTGCCCGGGGTGTCCCAGGAGCACGGGGGCATCATCCGCCACGGGGCCAAGATGCTCTTCGCCTACGCCGAGGCCACGGTGCCCAAGATTACCCTGATCGTGCGCAAGGCCTACGGGGGGGCCTACCTGGCCATGAACTCCAAGGACATGGGGGCGGACGTGGTCCTGGCCTGGCCCACGGCGGCGGTGGCGGTCATGGGGGCGGAAGGGGCCGCCAACATCGTCTTCCGCCGGGAGATCCAGTCCTCCCCCAACCCGGAGGAGACCCGCAGGAGGAAGATTGAGGAGTACCGCCGGGCCTTTGACAACCCCTGGGTGGCCGCGGGCCGGGGGTACATTGACGACGTCATAGACCCCGCCGAGACCCGCCGCCTGCTTTACTCCCACCTGAGGATGCTCTGGGACAAAAAGGAGGAGCGCCCCTGGAAAAAGCACGACAACATCCCCCTGTAG
- a CDS encoding uracil-DNA glycosylase, whose amino-acid sequence MDLETFAHSLAGCRLCPRLVAWREGVAGKRRAFRDEAYWARPVPGFGDPRARILLFGLAPGAHGANRTGRPFTGDASGAFLYPLLHEAGLASRPQSLPGDDLKPYGIYLTAAVRCAPPGNRPTPAEIRTCARWTEAELALLPEVRVYLALGHIAHEALLAHFGLRKRNFPFVHGQAYPLGGGRYLVDSYHVSRQNTQTGRLTREMFLGVLLRAKRLAGL is encoded by the coding sequence ATGGACCTGGAGACCTTTGCCCATAGCCTAGCCGGGTGCCGCCTCTGCCCCAGGCTCGTGGCCTGGCGGGAGGGGGTGGCGGGGAAGAGGCGGGCCTTCCGGGACGAGGCCTACTGGGCGAGGCCCGTGCCCGGCTTCGGGGACCCAAGGGCCAGAATCCTCCTCTTCGGCCTCGCCCCCGGGGCCCACGGCGCCAACCGCACGGGCCGCCCCTTCACCGGGGACGCCTCCGGGGCCTTCCTCTACCCCCTCCTCCACGAGGCGGGCCTCGCCAGCAGACCCCAAAGCCTCCCCGGGGACGACCTAAAGCCATATGGCATTTACCTCACCGCCGCCGTGCGCTGCGCCCCGCCAGGGAACCGGCCCACCCCGGCGGAGATCAGGACCTGCGCCCGTTGGACGGAAGCGGAGCTCGCCCTCCTCCCCGAGGTCCGGGTCTACCTGGCCCTGGGCCACATCGCCCACGAGGCCCTTCTCGCCCATTTTGGCCTCAGGAAGCGGAACTTCCCCTTCGTCCATGGCCAGGCCTACCCTCTAGGAGGGGGGCGCTACCTGGTGGACAGCTACCACGTCTCCCGTCAGAACACCCAGACGGGGAGGCTCACCCGGGAGATGTTCCTGGGGGTCCTCCTCCGGGCTAAGCGCCTCGCCGGGCTTTGA
- a CDS encoding HTH domain-containing protein — MPRPDRFRKAVVELLKQEGRPLHYTEIGRRLQERGLWASVREPEKIARIRLSALARWARSPVVALGRGLYGLREEGSTRPEP; from the coding sequence GTGCCCAGGCCGGACCGCTTCCGCAAAGCCGTGGTGGAGCTCCTGAAGCAGGAGGGCCGCCCCCTCCACTACACCGAGATCGGCCGCCGCCTCCAGGAGAGGGGCCTCTGGGCCTCGGTGCGGGAGCCGGAAAAGATCGCCAGGATCCGCCTCTCCGCCCTGGCCCGCTGGGCAAGGAGCCCGGTGGTGGCCCTAGGCCGGGGCCTTTACGGTCTCAGGGAAGAGGGCAGCACGAGGCCAGAACCTTGA